From a single Methanobrevibacter olleyae genomic region:
- the priL gene encoding DNA primase large subunit PriL, producing the protein MVLVSYLNPLSEEGRGIVRTLGGLEEISLDNNDLMNIVIHTNRQTISNQDVVPETIVDLAINRIKWYIERKNNKEFNPNDYSYFFNEAIAEYDTIAFHILAQAIANKFRPGSREVKLFVESQGLMIEDRLTKLPLSDRKELVEEILSDLLIQDGIKWSFLKDLIATKKLSLTDLVLENGEIVLDREEFVNTFDDKFSDRSPERVYDILIGDNLRELILTKLLMQNTENYIKSIQDQLSMVEMHPAIVELGEMLDETITETLARYSTFYASGGTYGNMEIGKLIKEAFPPCIANTVEGVSSGGRNDAIVLLLTSFVSYARLYPGIFASDRTVKVSDIDTNLNITLNEILPLIYEAADNCNPPLFEDQPQEKINIISKLGFGMHDEVNLENEGETKWYTPMSCEKIKMHLPQLCRENKDCAKINNPLSYYSRKKWIIAKNGELSSKKASSEDSAD; encoded by the coding sequence ATGGTTTTAGTTTCATATTTAAATCCATTATCTGAGGAAGGAAGAGGCATTGTTAGAACTCTTGGAGGTCTTGAAGAGATTTCCTTAGATAATAATGACTTAATGAATATTGTTATTCATACTAATCGTCAAACTATTTCTAATCAAGATGTTGTTCCTGAAACCATTGTAGATTTAGCTATTAACCGTATTAAATGGTATATTGAACGTAAAAATAATAAAGAATTCAATCCAAATGATTATAGCTACTTTTTTAATGAAGCTATTGCAGAATATGATACAATAGCTTTTCATATACTGGCTCAAGCTATTGCAAATAAATTTAGGCCAGGTTCTCGTGAGGTAAAATTATTTGTTGAGTCTCAAGGATTGATGATTGAGGATAGATTAACTAAACTTCCATTATCCGATAGAAAAGAGCTTGTAGAAGAAATTCTAAGTGATCTACTTATTCAAGATGGAATTAAATGGTCTTTTTTAAAGGATTTAATAGCTACTAAAAAATTATCTTTAACTGATTTGGTATTAGAAAATGGAGAAATAGTTTTAGATAGGGAAGAATTTGTTAATACATTTGATGATAAATTTAGTGATAGGTCTCCTGAGAGAGTTTACGATATTTTAATCGGGGATAATCTTAGAGAATTGATTTTAACTAAATTATTGATGCAGAATACTGAAAATTATATTAAATCTATTCAAGACCAATTAAGCATGGTTGAAATGCATCCGGCTATTGTTGAATTAGGTGAAATGCTAGATGAAACTATTACAGAAACTCTAGCTCGCTATAGTACTTTTTATGCTAGTGGTGGAACTTATGGCAATATGGAAATTGGTAAGCTTATTAAAGAAGCTTTTCCTCCATGTATTGCAAATACTGTTGAGGGTGTTTCCTCTGGTGGAAGAAATGATGCGATTGTACTGCTTTTAACCTCTTTTGTATCTTATGCAAGGCTATATCCAGGTATATTTGCATCAGATAGAACGGTAAAGGTTTCAGATATTGATACAAATTTAAATATAACTTTAAATGAGATTTTGCCCCTCATTTATGAAGCTGCAGATAACTGTAACCCTCCTTTATTTGAAGATCAACCTCAAGAAAAGATAAATATTATTTCAAAATTAGGCTTTGGAATGCATGATGAAGTAAATCTTGAAAATGAAGGTGAAACAAAATGGTATACTCCAATGAGTTGTGAAAAGATCAAAATGCATCTTCCACAACTTTGTAGAGAAAATAAGGATTGTGCTAAGATTAATAATCCATTGAGTTATTATTCAAGAAAAAAATGGATAATTGCTAAAAATGGAGAATTATCCTCTAAAAAAGCTTCAAGTGAAGATTCTGCTGATTAG
- a CDS encoding methyltransferase family protein, translating into MKNEEHLPILGVGPFIIIPIILISILSLVFSYYEIIPLYQIKELNILFFLLGIILVIMGIILWLLAVVNSRISQQIINNNLVTSGVYSYVRHPIYSAFLFISTGLILISQNIALFFLPIIYWLALTIAMIKTEERWLLKKYGDEYVQYSKKVNRFIPFFN; encoded by the coding sequence ATGAAAAATGAAGAACATTTACCTATTTTAGGAGTAGGTCCTTTTATAATCATTCCAATAATTTTAATAAGTATTTTATCATTGGTATTTTCTTACTATGAAATTATTCCTTTATATCAAATTAAAGAATTAAATATTTTATTTTTTCTATTAGGAATCATTTTAGTTATAATGGGGATTATTTTATGGTTACTTGCAGTTGTTAATTCAAGAATATCTCAACAAATTATAAATAATAATCTAGTTACAAGTGGAGTTTACTCATATGTAAGACATCCCATATACTCTGCATTTCTTTTTATTTCAACTGGATTAATATTAATTTCACAGAATATTGCTCTATTCTTTCTACCAATAATTTATTGGTTGGCCTTAACTATTGCTATGATAAAAACAGAAGAAAGATGGTTACTCAAGAAATATGGTGATGAATATGTACAATATTCTAAAAAAGTAAATAGATTTATTCCTTTTTTTAACTAA
- a CDS encoding 3-hydroxyacyl-CoA dehydrogenase produces the protein MNIKKVVVAGGGVLGSQIAYQSAFCGFDVTVWLRSEGSIERAKPKFERLRNIYLNTLEAMKSDKSAYCRGFTDKADLSDEEIDALKEKAQRAFDSLSLTTSYEEAADDADLVIEAIAEDPNQKIPFYEELAKHLPEKTIVVTNSSTLLPSQFAEYTGRPEKYLALHFANNIWAQNTGEVMGHPGTKQEYFDAIVQFAKDINMVPLKVLKEQPGYILNSLLVPFLSAGQALWANEVADPETIDLTWRLATGAPNGPFQILDVVGLITAYNIVIMDPRSADPETTQGKIALKLKEKIDAGETGINAGKGFYNYK, from the coding sequence ATGAATATTAAAAAAGTAGTAGTAGCTGGTGGAGGAGTATTAGGTAGTCAAATTGCTTATCAATCTGCTTTTTGTGGTTTTGATGTAACAGTTTGGCTAAGAAGTGAAGGTTCAATTGAAAGAGCAAAGCCAAAATTCGAAAGACTAAGAAACATCTATCTTAACACACTTGAGGCAATGAAAAGCGATAAATCTGCATATTGCAGAGGATTTACAGACAAAGCTGACCTTAGTGATGAAGAAATTGATGCATTAAAAGAAAAAGCTCAAAGAGCTTTTGACAGCTTAAGCTTAACAACAAGCTATGAAGAAGCAGCAGATGATGCAGACCTTGTTATTGAAGCGATTGCAGAAGATCCTAATCAAAAAATCCCATTCTATGAAGAATTAGCAAAACATCTTCCAGAAAAAACAATTGTTGTAACTAACTCATCTACTTTACTCCCAAGTCAATTTGCAGAATACACAGGTAGACCTGAAAAGTATCTTGCATTACACTTTGCAAATAATATCTGGGCTCAAAATACTGGGGAAGTTATGGGACATCCAGGAACAAAACAAGAGTACTTCGATGCAATAGTCCAATTTGCAAAAGATATTAATATGGTTCCTTTAAAAGTACTTAAAGAACAACCAGGATATATTTTAAATTCCTTACTTGTTCCATTCTTATCTGCAGGTCAAGCTTTATGGGCAAATGAAGTAGCAGACCCTGAAACAATTGATTTAACTTGGAGACTTGCTACAGGTGCACCAAATGGACCATTCCAAATTTTAGATGTGGTCGGACTTATAACTGCATATAATATTGTAATTATGGATCCCAGATCAGCTGACCCTGAAACAACCCAAGGAAAAATAGCTCTAAAACTTAAAGAAAAAATAGATGCCGGTGAAACTGGTATCAATGCAGGAAAAGGATTCTACAATTACAAATAA
- a CDS encoding putative quinol monooxygenase gives MSFIVVMARLYPKEGTEENIIPLAESLVEETLKEEGNIDYTFLKSVKDSTFIFLEEWKSVEALSKHLASPHFKLFSKESADYVEDMEIKVLSAEELNLYE, from the coding sequence ATGAGCTTTATTGTAGTTATGGCAAGACTTTATCCTAAAGAAGGAACAGAAGAAAATATAATTCCTCTTGCAGAATCATTAGTAGAAGAAACTCTTAAAGAAGAAGGAAACATTGATTATACATTCTTAAAATCAGTAAAAGATAGTACATTCATCTTTCTAGAAGAATGGAAAAGTGTAGAAGCTTTAAGTAAACACCTGGCTTCACCACATTTCAAATTATTCTCAAAAGAATCTGCAGATTATGTTGAAGATATGGAAATTAAAGTTCTCTCAGCTGAAGAGCTGAATTTATATGAATAG
- the priS gene encoding DNA primase catalytic subunit PriS, protein MFGTSTIQERRRYYREEWSEKDLPDFISNGITKREFGFDHLGHGPNDRYKVFKGTDTLKRFLRYKAPFAAYISVSFYANPHKRGGWEKAEYVFDIDAKDLPIRSCNCDGVCEICLGEALERVNAILDDLKGDLGLKDIHIIYSGRGFHIRILDPIMMEANSELRGEVLKYVAGAEVPKAQYPNIVPGGKPYNFEHFSIPIAYPAIFTEKVKYNILHLRGDEELDGINNRLLKDLVKYKNYLYEDDWGSFKKNIGPRRYKDMVNAMARVNLATIDAKVTIDLKRILRLPSSLHSKVSMKCVEVKNPETFDPFKYAVPKFVYERKDENIAEN, encoded by the coding sequence ATGTTTGGAACATCTACTATTCAAGAAAGGAGAAGATATTATAGGGAGGAATGGTCTGAAAAGGACTTACCTGATTTTATCTCAAATGGAATCACTAAAAGAGAATTTGGATTTGACCATTTAGGTCATGGTCCTAATGATAGATATAAAGTTTTTAAAGGTACAGATACTCTTAAGAGATTTTTAAGATATAAAGCTCCATTTGCAGCATACATATCTGTATCATTTTATGCAAATCCTCACAAACGTGGGGGATGGGAAAAAGCAGAATATGTATTTGATATTGATGCAAAAGATTTACCTATCCGTTCATGTAATTGTGATGGAGTTTGTGAGATATGTTTAGGTGAAGCTCTTGAGAGAGTAAATGCTATCTTAGATGATTTAAAAGGTGATTTGGGCCTTAAAGATATTCATATTATTTATTCTGGAAGAGGATTCCACATAAGAATACTTGATCCTATTATGATGGAAGCAAATAGTGAATTAAGGGGAGAAGTATTAAAATATGTAGCAGGAGCTGAAGTTCCAAAAGCACAATATCCCAATATTGTTCCAGGTGGAAAACCTTATAATTTTGAGCATTTTTCTATTCCTATAGCTTATCCAGCTATTTTCACTGAAAAAGTGAAATACAATATTCTTCATTTAAGAGGAGATGAAGAATTAGATGGTATAAATAACCGTTTATTAAAGGATTTAGTAAAATATAAGAATTATCTTTATGAAGATGATTGGGGTTCATTTAAAAAGAACATTGGGCCAAGAAGATATAAAGATATGGTTAATGCTATGGCAAGAGTTAACTTAGCAACCATAGATGCAAAGGTTACAATAGATTTAAAGAGAATCTTAAGACTTCCAAGTTCTCTTCACTCTAAAGTTAGTATGAAATGTGTTGAGGTTAAAAACCCAGAAACATTTGACCCTTTTAAATATGCTGTACCTAAGTTTGTATATGAAAGAAAAGATGAAAATATTGCTGAGAACTAA
- a CDS encoding PH domain-containing protein, producing the protein MGLFDKVVGHAEIGGDTSTVEEFLFPGEEIIQSFHFLRDSIVLTNLGIYVVDVQGLSGSKVETKFFPKKTIKTIAFETAGTLDMDVDIKIGVDNNPVVLVEGGSVNVPIEFKVPRAQAEEAKKIIHLVKEHYLLIK; encoded by the coding sequence ATGGGTTTATTTGATAAAGTTGTAGGTCATGCTGAAATTGGTGGGGACACTAGTACTGTAGAAGAGTTTCTCTTTCCTGGTGAAGAAATTATTCAATCTTTCCATTTCTTAAGAGATTCTATTGTCTTAACAAACTTGGGTATTTATGTTGTAGATGTTCAAGGTTTAAGTGGCAGTAAGGTAGAAACTAAGTTTTTCCCTAAAAAAACTATTAAAACTATTGCTTTTGAAACTGCAGGAACTCTTGATATGGATGTAGATATTAAAATTGGTGTAGATAATAATCCTGTTGTTCTTGTGGAAGGTGGATCTGTAAATGTGCCAATAGAATTTAAAGTTCCTAGAGCACAAGCAGAAGAAGCTAAAAAAATTATACATCTTGTAAAAGAACATTATTTATTAATTAAATAA
- the thpR gene encoding RNA 2',3'-cyclic phosphodiesterase: protein MKMKESETIRSFLAIELDKSLVPKILDVQKEFKKTNANIKYVPSGNMHFTLKFFGNIDLAMVDNINTVVAKVINNYSSFDLNIKKCGCFPNKNLIKVLWLGLEDGSPIKDLQKDLDNEFRKLGFKKERNFISHLTIGRVKSPKNKKEIQDTIEKLEDIEIGEMSVYKISLKKSTLSPQGPIYEDIKVFEL, encoded by the coding sequence ATGAAAATGAAAGAATCTGAAACTATTAGAAGCTTTTTAGCTATTGAACTTGATAAGAGTTTAGTTCCTAAAATATTAGATGTTCAAAAGGAGTTTAAAAAGACTAATGCCAATATAAAGTATGTTCCTTCTGGAAATATGCATTTTACTTTAAAATTCTTTGGAAATATAGATTTGGCTATGGTTGATAATATTAACACTGTAGTTGCGAAAGTCATTAACAATTATTCTTCCTTTGATTTAAATATTAAAAAATGTGGTTGTTTTCCTAATAAAAATCTAATTAAAGTACTTTGGTTAGGTTTAGAAGATGGCTCTCCAATAAAAGACTTACAAAAAGATCTTGATAATGAGTTTAGAAAATTGGGATTTAAAAAAGAAAGAAATTTTATTTCTCATTTAACTATTGGAAGAGTAAAAAGCCCTAAAAATAAAAAAGAAATCCAAGATACAATTGAAAAATTAGAAGATATTGAAATTGGAGAAATGAGTGTATATAAGATTTCTTTAAAAAAGAGTACTTTAAGTCCCCAAGGACCAATCTATGAGGATATTAAAGTATTTGAATTATAA
- the sstT gene encoding serine/threonine transporter SstT, protein MNNFIKKWTESSLILKILIGLIIGVILGLTIPQIDMLGLPGKLFVSALKAIAPILVFVLVASALSKAGEGIGRRFRTVIILYIFSTFLSAMVAVTGSFLFPVTMHLKQADEIIAPSGLGEVISNMLLNIFTNPLLSLSQGDYLGILFWAIVFGICLKKVASSNTKNLLSDCADAISMIVRGIIQFAPIGIMSLVFSAVSESGLSIFIQYGQLILLLVACIATVALITDPLIVAIALRRNPYPLVFTCLKESGITAFFTRSSAANIPVNMGLCEKLGLDKDFYSISIPLGATINMEGAAITITIMTLAVCHTLGIAVDLPTTIVLCVISTLAAAGSSGVAGGSLLLIPMACSLFGIPADISMQAIAVGFIIGVIQDSAETALNSSGDALFSATAEYHDRAKVGKAVNFLGKFAKKSE, encoded by the coding sequence ATGAATAATTTTATTAAAAAATGGACTGAATCAAGTCTAATATTAAAAATACTTATTGGTTTAATTATTGGAGTTATTTTAGGGCTTACTATTCCACAAATTGATATGCTTGGACTTCCAGGTAAATTATTTGTAAGTGCTTTAAAAGCTATTGCTCCTATTCTTGTTTTTGTATTAGTAGCTTCAGCTTTATCTAAGGCTGGAGAAGGAATTGGTAGACGATTTAGAACTGTTATTATTTTATATATTTTTTCAACATTCTTATCTGCTATGGTTGCAGTAACTGGAAGTTTTTTATTCCCAGTTACAATGCACCTTAAACAAGCTGATGAAATTATAGCTCCTAGCGGATTAGGTGAAGTTATAAGTAATATGCTTCTAAATATTTTTACAAATCCTTTATTGTCATTATCCCAAGGAGATTATCTGGGAATTTTATTCTGGGCAATTGTATTTGGTATTTGTTTAAAGAAAGTTGCAAGTAGCAATACAAAAAATCTCCTTTCTGACTGTGCTGATGCAATCAGTATGATTGTAAGAGGAATTATTCAATTTGCTCCTATTGGTATTATGTCCCTTGTATTTAGTGCTGTATCTGAAAGTGGCTTAAGTATTTTTATTCAATATGGTCAATTAATTTTACTGCTTGTTGCTTGTATTGCAACAGTAGCTTTAATTACAGATCCTCTTATTGTAGCGATTGCATTAAGGCGTAATCCCTATCCACTTGTTTTTACTTGTTTAAAAGAAAGTGGTATTACTGCATTCTTTACACGGAGTTCTGCTGCGAATATTCCAGTTAATATGGGCCTTTGTGAAAAGTTGGGTCTTGATAAGGACTTCTATTCAATTAGTATTCCACTTGGAGCTACAATTAACATGGAAGGAGCAGCTATCACTATTACAATTATGACTTTAGCAGTATGTCATACGTTGGGGATTGCTGTGGATTTACCTACAACTATTGTTTTGTGTGTAATTTCCACATTAGCTGCAGCGGGATCTTCTGGGGTAGCTGGAGGTTCTTTATTGCTTATTCCAATGGCATGTTCCTTATTTGGAATACCTGCAGATATTTCTATGCAAGCTATTGCTGTTGGATTTATTATTGGTGTAATTCAAGACTCTGCTGAAACAGCTCTTAACTCAAGTGGAGATGCACTATTTTCAGCAACTGCAGAGTATCATGACAGAGCTAAAGTAGGTAAGGCAGTTAATTTCTTAGGTAAATTTGCTAAAAAAAGTGAATAA
- a CDS encoding nitroreductase family protein has protein sequence MNIIFKRKSIRKFLDKEIEDEKIIRLLKAGMQAPSAINSQPWEFLVVKNKEGIKKIENMSLYSKPAKTSACCIITLFNKEYTDKFEDYKWIQQDMGACSQNILLQAVEEDLGAVWLGTYPDEERVNYLKENFNIPENVYPYSVIVLGYPTEDYHGKNRFKEDRIHYESY, from the coding sequence ATGAATATAATTTTTAAAAGAAAAAGTATTAGAAAATTTTTAGATAAAGAAATTGAAGATGAAAAGATTATAAGACTTTTAAAAGCAGGAATGCAAGCACCTTCTGCAATCAATTCACAACCTTGGGAATTTTTAGTAGTTAAAAATAAAGAGGGAATCAAAAAAATAGAAAATATGAGCTTATACTCTAAACCTGCAAAAACATCTGCTTGCTGTATTATTACCTTATTTAACAAAGAATACACAGATAAATTTGAAGATTACAAATGGATACAACAAGATATGGGAGCTTGTAGTCAAAATATATTGCTACAAGCAGTAGAAGAAGATCTTGGTGCAGTATGGCTTGGAACGTATCCTGATGAAGAGAGAGTGAATTATTTAAAAGAAAACTTCAATATTCCAGAAAATGTCTATCCTTACTCTGTTATTGTTTTAGGTTATCCAACAGAAGATTATCATGGAAAAAACAGGTTTAAAGAAGATAGAATCCATTATGAATCATACTAA
- a CDS encoding SLAC1 family transporter: MNIIKNLPLAITGLILAIFSLGKIFTDFSNVFFIIGTTLVFLIILKLVLYFNRFYNELNNLIALSTFGTFSMTLMLFSTYLKPLFLPISQNIALGIWILGIIIHLLILIVFSKNYVLNNFNVENVFASWWIVYIGITMAAITAPAFNLSQYGFIFFGIGFILMIPTLILVAYRYIKFNQIEDKNKPFICIYTALFSILIVGYVNSLTINSIFLCITYICACIFYIFSIYQAIKFIFIEKMQFFPSFSAFTFPFVISTIATGEIYKFFGLSILNYLFYIQAIISLILVILVSYKYLKFLIKAQYERC, from the coding sequence ATGAATATTATAAAAAATCTACCCTTAGCAATTACTGGTTTAATATTAGCTATTTTTTCACTAGGAAAAATATTTACTGATTTTAGTAATGTATTTTTCATTATAGGAACTACATTAGTATTTTTAATAATATTAAAACTTGTTTTATATTTTAATAGATTTTATAACGAACTAAATAATCTAATTGCCTTAAGTACATTTGGTACATTTTCAATGACTCTAATGCTTTTTAGTACATATTTAAAACCATTATTTTTACCAATATCTCAAAATATTGCCTTAGGAATATGGATTTTAGGAATAATAATCCATCTATTAATTCTTATAGTTTTTAGTAAAAATTATGTTTTAAATAATTTCAATGTAGAAAATGTATTTGCTAGTTGGTGGATTGTTTATATTGGAATAACAATGGCTGCAATAACAGCACCTGCATTTAACTTATCACAATATGGATTTATCTTCTTTGGAATTGGTTTTATATTGATGATACCAACGCTCATTTTAGTCGCATATAGATACATTAAGTTTAATCAGATAGAGGATAAAAATAAACCATTCATTTGTATTTACACTGCACTTTTCTCAATCCTTATTGTTGGATACGTGAACTCATTAACAATTAATAGTATTTTCTTATGTATTACCTACATATGTGCATGTATTTTTTATATTTTTTCAATTTATCAAGCAATAAAATTCATATTTATAGAAAAAATGCAATTCTTTCCAAGTTTCTCAGCATTTACATTTCCATTTGTTATAAGTACAATAGCTACAGGTGAAATTTATAAATTCTTTGGATTAAGTATTTTAAACTATTTATTTTATATTCAAGCCATTATATCATTGATTTTAGTAATATTAGTATCCTATAAATACTTGAAATTTTTAATAAAAGCACAATATGAAAGGTGTTAA
- the cca gene encoding CCA tRNA nucleotidyltransferase codes for MNYELILKDLKPSQEEIDAVNKTTKKVINFINKTCKDEGINAEAKAVGSVAKNTWLSGKSDIDIFISFPTDTDIDFLKETGMELAYKTSNALNGKASEHYASHPYLTCDIDCFEVDIVPCYKINEGDSIISAVDRTILHTEYIKKNLSKKQEDEVLLLKRFMDAIGTYGSEFKTGGFAGYLCELLILKYGTFENTLRKAQYWRFHTMLDLEDFKTANNKIFKDDSLVFIDPTDKNRNVGAALRLDRMVDFIVASRNFIAIVDDELSDDERMEKLIKFFKPLQKEHLLNRSNEEIAKYIVDLFKDRETQTLVVKFPIPEMSADALHPQLIKTVDSICEKLDMSEFSVFKYDYWTDEEKSVIFTIELNVFKQGKYYIHKGPKVWPKKAYDNFKLKWGDLLYPLDDFMVLRRERQFKTAKDFIIHILNLENIHIIKVGKNIKEAICNDYILLEIDEFLNDLDSQFDYNISNKNSEELAFDYLNSLDDFLNPGQYIKR; via the coding sequence ATGAATTATGAACTTATTTTAAAAGATTTAAAACCAAGTCAAGAGGAAATTGATGCAGTTAATAAAACAACTAAGAAAGTAATAAATTTCATTAATAAAACTTGCAAAGATGAAGGAATTAATGCTGAGGCTAAGGCTGTAGGTTCAGTTGCTAAAAATACTTGGTTAAGTGGTAAGTCTGATATAGATATTTTTATTAGTTTTCCTACTGATACAGATATAGATTTTCTTAAAGAAACTGGTATGGAATTAGCTTATAAAACTAGCAATGCTTTAAATGGTAAAGCTAGTGAGCATTATGCATCTCATCCTTATTTAACTTGTGATATTGATTGTTTTGAGGTAGATATAGTTCCTTGTTATAAAATAAATGAAGGAGATTCAATCATATCTGCAGTTGACAGAACTATTTTACATACTGAATATATAAAAAAGAATTTAAGCAAAAAACAAGAAGATGAAGTTCTATTACTTAAAAGGTTTATGGATGCTATTGGCACTTATGGTTCTGAATTTAAAACAGGGGGATTTGCAGGTTATTTATGTGAATTACTTATTTTAAAATATGGGACTTTTGAAAATACTTTAAGAAAGGCCCAATATTGGAGATTTCATACTATGCTAGATTTAGAAGACTTTAAAACAGCTAATAATAAAATCTTCAAAGATGATTCTCTTGTTTTCATTGATCCTACTGATAAAAATAGAAACGTTGGTGCTGCTTTAAGATTAGATAGAATGGTTGATTTTATAGTAGCCTCAAGAAACTTTATAGCTATTGTTGATGATGAATTATCTGATGATGAAAGGATGGAAAAGCTCATTAAATTCTTTAAACCCCTTCAAAAAGAGCACTTATTAAATAGATCTAATGAAGAAATAGCTAAATATATTGTAGATTTATTTAAAGATAGAGAAACTCAAACTTTGGTAGTTAAATTCCCTATTCCAGAAATGTCTGCTGATGCTCTTCATCCGCAATTAATTAAAACAGTTGATTCAATTTGTGAAAAACTAGATATGTCTGAGTTTTCTGTATTTAAATATGATTATTGGACTGATGAAGAGAAATCTGTTATCTTCACCATAGAACTCAATGTCTTTAAGCAAGGAAAATACTATATTCACAAAGGTCCTAAAGTTTGGCCTAAGAAGGCATATGATAATTTCAAACTTAAATGGGGTGACCTCCTATATCCTTTAGATGATTTTATGGTTCTTAGACGTGAGAGACAATTTAAAACAGCAAAAGACTTTATAATTCATATACTTAATTTAGAAAATATACATATAATCAAGGTTGGAAAGAATATAAAAGAAGCTATTTGTAATGATTATATTCTTCTTGAAATTGATGAATTTTTAAATGACTTAGATAGTCAGTTTGATTATAATATTTCTAATAAAAATAGTGAAGAATTAGCCTTTGATTATTTAAACAGTTTAGATGACTTTTTGAATCCGGGCCAATACATTAAAAGATGA
- the npdG gene encoding NADPH-dependent F420 reductase gives MIVSVIGGTGPQGLGIALRLAIEGVEVIVGSRKEEKALTVVEEAKEKYSDYNLSNMCGMANEDAAKEGDILILTVPLAAQKPTIEGIKEFCTDKIVLDATVPLETAIGGKPFRFIDLMEGSAAERTASILDGTGAKVICAFCNISNSHLSNIPEEIECDCLIAGDDKEAKETAAELINKIPGIRTIDTGILEKARIIEKITPLLIGLNIKYRSHYGGLRITGIPKLDE, from the coding sequence ATGATTGTAAGTGTAATAGGTGGAACTGGCCCACAAGGTTTGGGAATTGCTCTTAGATTAGCAATAGAAGGCGTAGAAGTTATTGTTGGTTCCCGTAAAGAAGAAAAAGCATTGACTGTTGTTGAAGAAGCAAAAGAAAAATATTCTGACTACAACTTATCTAATATGTGTGGTATGGCTAACGAAGATGCAGCAAAAGAAGGGGACATTTTAATCCTTACTGTACCTCTTGCAGCACAAAAGCCAACTATAGAAGGAATTAAGGAATTCTGTACTGATAAAATTGTTTTAGATGCAACTGTACCATTAGAAACTGCAATTGGTGGAAAACCATTCCGATTCATCGACTTGATGGAAGGATCTGCAGCAGAAAGAACCGCAAGTATCCTTGATGGAACTGGAGCAAAAGTTATTTGTGCATTCTGTAACATTAGTAATTCCCACTTATCTAACATTCCAGAAGAGATTGAATGTGATTGTTTAATTGCAGGAGATGACAAAGAAGCAAAAGAAACTGCAGCAGAACTTATTAACAAAATCCCTGGCATAAGAACCATTGATACTGGAATTTTAGAAAAAGCAAGAATTATTGAAAAAATCACCCCATTGCTAATTGGATTAAACATTAAATACAGATCCCATTACGGTGGACTTAGAATTACTGGAATTCCAAAATTAGATGAATAA
- a CDS encoding transposase, with protein TKKYQPHYFLADRAYDSEEIRKCINEETLAFEQIPLKTRAKNGHYRLNSSTIFRPKIYSRRMNVESVIFVIKQIFSGINFSRNDKLRNKETKLKDVLYNFYRHVQIF; from the coding sequence ACAAAGAAATATCAACCTCATTATTTCTTAGCAGACAGAGCTTATGATTCTGAAGAAATAAGAAAATGTATTAATGAAGAAACTTTAGCTTTTGAGCAAATACCACTTAAAACAAGAGCCAAAAATGGTCATTATCGTTTAAATAGTTCAACAATTTTCAGACCTAAGATCTATTCTAGAAGAATGAATGTTGAAAGTGTAATTTTTGTTATAAAGCAAATATTTTCAGGTATAAACTTTTCACGCAACGATAAATTACGTAATAAAGAAACCAAGCTAAAAGATGTTTTATATAATTTCTACAGGCATGTACAAATCTTTTAA